The following are from one region of the Candidatus Dadabacteria bacterium genome:
- the queG gene encoding tRNA epoxyqueuosine(34) reductase QueG, which produces MKTSRRLSALIKNHALALGFDLVGISPVESHYGEADLFERWLGRGYAGEMSYLDRGLLKRKEVERVLPGAKSVVSCAVNYNTENPHSTETSGDGWISRYAWGDDYHDVMGEMLGELSEYITGLCPEKSGVKAYVDTGPVLEKVHASHSGIGWVGKNTCLINQRAGSWLFLGEVITDIELDYDTAVEDRCGTCTRCIDACPTDAIVEPYVLDARKCISYLTIELKGKIPLELREGMENNVFGCDICQDICPWNHDALFTLKESFNPREKLLSPDFKWLMELDGDGFREVFRKSPVKRAKRRGFMRNVLVAVGNSGNKEYIKYVIGFLGDDEPIIRAHAVWALWKLKGEGCLVELERLLETETDEEVLEEVHYAIDSVRN; this is translated from the coding sequence ATGAAGACATCCCGCCGACTTTCCGCACTTATAAAGAATCATGCGCTCGCTCTTGGGTTTGACCTTGTAGGGATAAGTCCGGTCGAGAGCCATTACGGGGAAGCGGACCTGTTTGAGAGGTGGCTCGGGCGGGGTTACGCCGGGGAGATGAGCTATCTTGACAGGGGTCTTTTGAAGAGGAAAGAGGTGGAAAGGGTTCTTCCCGGTGCCAAATCGGTTGTGTCCTGCGCCGTTAACTACAATACGGAAAATCCCCACTCAACCGAGACTTCGGGAGACGGTTGGATATCAAGGTACGCGTGGGGAGATGATTATCACGACGTAATGGGGGAAATGCTCGGCGAGCTTTCCGAATACATAACGGGTCTTTGTCCCGAGAAATCCGGCGTTAAGGCTTATGTGGATACGGGTCCCGTTCTCGAGAAGGTGCACGCCAGCCATTCGGGAATAGGGTGGGTAGGAAAAAACACCTGTCTTATCAATCAGCGGGCCGGTTCTTGGCTTTTTCTCGGCGAGGTGATAACTGATATTGAACTTGACTACGACACGGCGGTTGAGGACCGTTGCGGTACTTGTACCAGATGTATAGATGCCTGCCCCACCGACGCCATAGTGGAACCCTATGTGCTTGATGCCAGGAAATGCATTTCCTACCTCACAATAGAGCTTAAGGGGAAAATACCGCTTGAACTCAGGGAAGGGATGGAAAACAATGTTTTCGGGTGCGACATTTGTCAGGATATCTGTCCGTGGAACCACGATGCCCTTTTCACCCTGAAGGAAAGCTTCAATCCGCGCGAGAAACTGCTCAGCCCTGATTTCAAATGGCTTATGGAACTTGACGGGGACGGATTCCGGGAAGTTTTCAGGAAAAGTCCCGTAAAAAGGGCCAAGCGCAGGGGTTTTATGAGAAATGTACTTGTGGCTGTTGGAAATTCGGGAAATAAGGAGTATATAAAATACGTAATAGGCTTTCTCGGTGATGATGAGCCGATCATAAGGGCTCATGCGGTCTGGGCGCTTTGGAAGCTCAAGGGCGAGGGATGTCTGGTTGAACTTGAGCGCCTGCTTGAGACCGAAACCGACGAAGAGGTTCTAGAAGAAGTTCATTATGCTATTGATTCCGTGCGAAACTGA
- a CDS encoding rhomboid family intramembrane serine protease, whose amino-acid sequence MIPIRSTIKTEIIPYVNYTLLAVNIAIFAYTLSLTGESLEMFYQTHGIVPSKITALDTYGFFDRTAKYFSSMFIHENWVHIAGNLIFLYIFGNGIEDLLGHTRYLLFYLVCGLAAVFIQVILNSHSAIPAIGASGAISGVLGAYMLFFPRSKILTLLIVLVFVHFVRISAYLFIIFWFAVQFLTGIGYIGDAGTEGLWAHLGGFACGAIAGSGFLYTRGYRSKKYKAGYGTGWYRKDGE is encoded by the coding sequence ATGATACCGATTAGAAGCACAATAAAAACCGAAATCATACCCTACGTAAATTACACGCTTCTTGCCGTAAACATTGCGATTTTCGCGTACACCCTTTCTCTTACGGGTGAGTCACTTGAGATGTTCTACCAAACGCACGGTATAGTGCCCAGCAAGATAACGGCTTTGGACACCTACGGATTTTTCGACAGGACGGCAAAGTATTTCAGTTCCATGTTCATTCATGAAAACTGGGTGCACATAGCCGGGAATCTCATTTTTCTCTATATATTCGGAAACGGAATTGAAGATCTGCTCGGCCACACAAGATACCTGCTTTTCTATCTGGTGTGCGGGCTCGCGGCTGTATTTATTCAGGTGATCCTAAACTCTCACTCGGCAATCCCCGCAATAGGAGCAAGCGGGGCAATCTCCGGAGTTCTGGGTGCGTACATGCTTTTTTTCCCCAGATCAAAGATCCTTACGCTTCTCATAGTCCTGGTTTTTGTCCACTTCGTACGCATAAGTGCCTACCTGTTCATAATTTTCTGGTTTGCCGTTCAGTTTCTGACGGGAATCGGCTATATTGGTGACGCAGGAACCGAGGGTTTATGGGCGCATTTGGGGGGATTTGCCTGTGGAGCCATTGCCGGAAGCGGTTTCCTATACACGAGGGGATATCGCAGCAAAAAATACAAAGCTGGCTACGGAACCGGGTGGTACAGAAAAGATGGCGAATAG
- a CDS encoding 6-phosphofructokinase, with protein MANRKMDNVGIIAAGGPAPGINGVISSATIEARNRGKKVIGILDGFKWISRGDTSKVLDLDIHNTSRIHTTGGSIIGVSRQSPLATEETFKNTVSSIEELGIGNLITIGGDGTMFLAKTLHERFGGRLKIAHLPKTIDNNIALPDYISTFGFETARDVGAKIMNNIMEEARTTGRWFLVITMGRRTGHLALGIGQSAGATITIIPEDFEEERVPLEKVIAILEGSIIKRMSMGREYGVAILAEGMLDKIDPVDLGLMDKDGMGRIRYVDVNFGQLLKSTLSEKLSEKGVEAELVHKRLGYELRSANPIPFDVDYTRKLGYCAVKYLLGGEADGALVYVRTGKIQATPFQELIDKKTNSIKVRYMDKNTEAYEVSQKYMIKLNRNDIETPATLKKLSKQTNLSSSEFREYFSKIFR; from the coding sequence ATGGCGAATAGAAAAATGGACAATGTGGGAATAATTGCGGCGGGAGGACCTGCTCCTGGGATAAACGGCGTTATCAGCTCAGCCACGATCGAGGCCAGAAACAGAGGGAAGAAAGTAATAGGGATTCTCGACGGGTTCAAGTGGATTTCTAGGGGAGACACCTCGAAAGTTCTAGATCTTGATATCCACAACACTTCGAGGATTCATACAACCGGCGGCTCGATTATCGGAGTATCAAGACAAAGTCCCCTTGCTACTGAGGAAACCTTTAAAAACACGGTTTCCTCGATCGAAGAACTCGGCATAGGAAACCTGATAACCATAGGCGGCGACGGAACAATGTTTCTCGCAAAAACGCTTCACGAGCGCTTCGGGGGAAGATTAAAAATAGCGCATCTGCCTAAGACTATAGACAACAATATCGCCCTTCCCGACTACATATCAACCTTCGGATTCGAGACCGCAAGGGATGTGGGAGCGAAGATAATGAATAATATAATGGAAGAGGCGAGAACTACGGGCAGGTGGTTTCTGGTTATAACCATGGGGAGAAGAACTGGCCACCTTGCTCTTGGAATCGGGCAGTCAGCTGGAGCCACAATAACGATAATCCCAGAGGATTTCGAAGAGGAAAGAGTGCCGCTTGAGAAAGTCATAGCCATCCTCGAGGGTTCCATAATAAAAAGAATGAGCATGGGGAGGGAGTACGGAGTGGCGATACTCGCCGAAGGGATGCTTGACAAGATAGATCCCGTTGACCTGGGACTTATGGACAAAGACGGCATGGGAAGAATAAGATACGTTGACGTTAACTTCGGTCAGCTTCTGAAAAGCACTCTTAGCGAAAAACTCTCCGAAAAAGGAGTCGAAGCGGAGCTAGTGCATAAAAGGTTGGGCTACGAACTCCGCTCGGCCAATCCGATTCCGTTTGACGTCGATTATACGCGAAAGCTCGGCTACTGTGCCGTAAAGTACCTGCTCGGCGGAGAGGCAGATGGGGCTCTTGTATACGTAAGAACGGGAAAAATACAAGCGACCCCGTTTCAAGAACTAATAGATAAGAAAACAAACAGCATTAAAGTAAGATATATGGACAAGAACACAGAAGCCTACGAGGTTTCGCAGAAATACATGATCAAGTTAAATCGCAACGATATCGAAACGCCCGCAACCCTTAAAAAACTCTCAAAACAGACCAACCTTAGCAGCAGCGAATTCAGGGAATACTTTTCAAAAATTTTCCGCTGA
- a CDS encoding OFA family MFS transporter, with amino-acid sequence MASLLSKERIVRGPEFNRWLAVPPSIAIHLCIGSVYAWSIYNPALIEVLGVATSAADDWTLRQVVWIFSVAIAFTGLTAAFAGKWVEKVGPRMVCVMAACFWGGGYMLSSLGVTLHQLWLIYLGYGVIGGIGLGLGYVSPVTNLIRWFPDRRGLAAGMAIMGFGGGAMIAVPLKEFFLQYFYKAPQYLGTADALDMITHSGRRFVEVGGQLKEVVVAGAAEAAHVLAPGTEAAGVYVVGTGSAGVAQTFLFFGAVYFLVIMVSAFLYRVPVPGYKPQGWEPPIGKDSSKRMISQKDVHMDQALKTPQFYQVWVVLCLNVTAGIGIISVAKTMMTEIFSNALPDIVDVTFAATYVLMIGMFNMLGRVMWASASDKLGRRNTCSIFCAAGFLLYLSIPVAAHYVNLNPSIFWLLMFYAATMIIFTFYGGVFATVPAYLADLFGTRYVGGIYGRLLTAWSVAGVLGPLAVTSLRDRSLMAEINRLAEKVSPDEFVRTFGAGVSDLEILVQNKTVTLAKLMDIAPEGTVDPTASLYNSTMYVMAALLIIALISNLLIKPVHEKHHIKD; translated from the coding sequence ATGGCGAGTCTTTTATCAAAGGAACGTATCGTTAGAGGTCCGGAATTCAACCGCTGGCTGGCTGTGCCTCCGTCTATTGCGATTCACCTGTGCATTGGTTCCGTTTACGCCTGGAGCATATATAATCCCGCGTTAATTGAGGTGCTTGGGGTTGCCACCAGTGCGGCGGACGACTGGACTCTGCGTCAGGTAGTGTGGATATTCAGCGTCGCGATCGCGTTCACCGGGCTTACGGCGGCGTTTGCCGGCAAGTGGGTTGAGAAGGTGGGACCGCGCATGGTCTGTGTGATGGCAGCGTGTTTTTGGGGTGGCGGCTATATGCTCAGCAGTCTCGGCGTTACTTTGCATCAATTGTGGCTGATTTATCTGGGTTACGGCGTAATCGGCGGTATCGGTCTGGGTTTAGGCTATGTTTCTCCGGTCACCAATTTAATTCGCTGGTTTCCGGACCGACGCGGCTTGGCCGCCGGAATGGCGATCATGGGCTTCGGCGGCGGGGCGATGATCGCGGTGCCGCTTAAGGAATTTTTCCTCCAGTACTTTTACAAGGCGCCTCAATACTTGGGGACGGCCGACGCCCTCGATATGATCACTCATTCGGGCCGACGCTTTGTTGAAGTCGGCGGTCAGCTCAAAGAGGTCGTTGTCGCGGGGGCTGCCGAGGCGGCACATGTGCTGGCGCCCGGAACCGAAGCAGCCGGAGTGTATGTGGTTGGCACCGGTTCCGCGGGAGTCGCCCAGACCTTTCTTTTCTTCGGAGCGGTTTATTTTCTTGTGATAATGGTATCGGCCTTTTTATATCGTGTCCCGGTTCCGGGGTATAAGCCGCAGGGATGGGAGCCGCCGATCGGCAAGGATTCCAGCAAGCGAATGATCAGTCAGAAAGATGTGCATATGGATCAGGCGTTAAAAACACCTCAGTTCTACCAAGTGTGGGTTGTACTGTGCCTTAACGTTACAGCCGGCATCGGGATTATCTCTGTCGCCAAGACAATGATGACCGAGATATTCAGTAACGCGCTTCCGGATATTGTTGACGTCACCTTTGCCGCCACTTACGTTTTGATGATCGGCATGTTCAACATGCTAGGGCGTGTTATGTGGGCGAGTGCCTCCGATAAACTAGGGCGACGCAATACGTGTTCGATATTTTGCGCGGCCGGTTTTTTGTTGTATTTGTCCATTCCTGTGGCCGCCCATTACGTTAACCTTAATCCTTCGATTTTCTGGCTGTTAATGTTCTACGCGGCGACGATGATAATTTTTACTTTCTACGGGGGAGTCTTCGCCACCGTTCCGGCATATCTGGCCGACCTGTTTGGTACTCGTTACGTTGGTGGTATCTATGGACGTTTGCTGACCGCTTGGAGCGTCGCCGGCGTGCTCGGTCCCTTGGCGGTCACCTCGCTTAGAGATCGTTCGCTTATGGCCGAAATCAATCGCCTCGCTGAAAAGGTATCGCCAGATGAATTCGTCAGGACTTTCGGAGCCGGAGTTAGCGACCTAGAGATACTCGTGCAAAATAAAACCGTAACGCTTGCGAAACTTATGGATATCGCGCCTGAAGGGACAGTAGACCCGACGGCTTCCTTGTACAACTCGACGATGTATGTGATGGCGGCGTTATTAATAATCGCGTTGATAAGCAATCTCCTGATAAAACCGGTTCACGAAAAACATCACATAAAGGACTGA
- the hemG gene encoding protoporphyrinogen oxidase: MKVAIVGAGISGLSSAHYLRKLCREGSVPLELVLFESSERPGGVLDTVKKGDMVLELGPDSFITSKPWALDLARELGLGDSLLGVGYGKGKNTFVYQEERLSALPEGFFLMAPSKLLPFLRSGLFSAGAKLRVLLEPLVPRGGGGDESVRSFVERRFGREIFEKAAQPLLGGIYMADPDKLSLLATMPQFLEMEQRSRSVLWDLLRNPPTSRGESGARYGLFLTPAEGMSIIAERLCESAEFARQDFETPVLSLKKSEKGWLVGSDRGEEEFDAVILSVGADAAGLLLSDIDPQLGVRLSGVRYVSSVVATLVFEEKDFRGLPEGLGIIIPSREGMNLVACSLYSSKFPGKSGSGKVVIRCFLGGELNPDAVLWDEEEIKSVLREELARVFGFDNHPTDIYIRRYRMSMPRFALGHKEDISGVMHRLSRHSGLALCGAAYLGVGIPDCVRSAEFAARKIHVDMAP, from the coding sequence ATGAAAGTCGCTATTGTCGGCGCGGGAATCTCGGGTCTCTCCTCGGCCCATTACCTGAGAAAGCTTTGCCGGGAGGGAAGTGTCCCCCTTGAGCTTGTTCTTTTCGAGTCCTCTGAGCGTCCAGGTGGGGTTCTGGATACCGTAAAAAAGGGGGACATGGTTCTTGAACTCGGACCCGATTCCTTTATAACGTCAAAGCCTTGGGCGCTTGATCTTGCAAGGGAACTCGGACTGGGGGATTCGCTCCTTGGGGTGGGATACGGCAAGGGAAAGAATACGTTCGTGTATCAGGAGGAAAGGCTTTCGGCGCTTCCCGAAGGTTTTTTCCTGATGGCTCCCTCAAAGCTTCTTCCCTTTTTGCGTAGCGGACTTTTCAGCGCCGGGGCCAAGCTCAGGGTGCTTCTTGAGCCTCTGGTTCCCCGCGGTGGGGGAGGGGATGAAAGCGTCCGTTCTTTTGTAGAAAGGAGGTTCGGAAGGGAAATCTTCGAGAAGGCCGCGCAGCCTCTTCTGGGCGGGATATACATGGCCGACCCGGATAAGCTCAGCCTCTTGGCCACCATGCCGCAGTTCCTTGAGATGGAGCAGCGAAGCCGAAGCGTTCTTTGGGACCTTCTTCGCAATCCACCGACGTCCCGTGGGGAAAGCGGTGCCAGGTACGGTCTTTTTCTCACTCCGGCGGAAGGTATGTCCATTATCGCCGAAAGACTTTGCGAAAGTGCCGAATTTGCGAGGCAGGATTTTGAGACCCCGGTTCTTTCCCTTAAAAAATCAGAAAAGGGATGGCTTGTCGGCTCTGACCGTGGAGAAGAGGAGTTTGACGCTGTCATCCTGTCTGTCGGGGCCGATGCGGCCGGCCTGCTGCTTTCCGATATCGATCCGCAGCTTGGAGTGAGGCTCTCGGGCGTGCGCTATGTTTCTTCTGTTGTCGCGACTCTTGTTTTTGAGGAAAAGGATTTCCGCGGTCTTCCCGAGGGCTTGGGAATCATAATTCCTTCCAGAGAGGGAATGAACCTCGTTGCTTGTTCGCTTTACAGCAGCAAGTTTCCCGGAAAGTCCGGGAGCGGAAAAGTGGTGATCAGGTGTTTTCTCGGAGGAGAGCTTAACCCCGATGCGGTGCTTTGGGATGAGGAAGAAATAAAATCCGTCTTAAGGGAAGAACTTGCGAGAGTTTTTGGATTCGATAATCATCCGACGGATATTTATATCAGGAGATATAGGATGTCCATGCCGCGCTTTGCGCTGGGGCACAAAGAGGATATCTCGGGCGTTATGCACCGACTTTCGCGTCACTCGGGGCTTGCGCTTTGCGGAGCGGCTTATTTGGGCGTTGGGATTCCCGATTGCGTGCGTTCAGCGGAATTTGCGGCCAGAAAAATTCACGTGGATATGGCACCCTGA
- the hemH gene encoding ferrochelatase has translation MRKNFDAIMMIGYGAPEKKEDIMPFLKNVASGRPIPEDRLREVAHHYEIFDGKSPLNEFTYKQARKLERLLSVWGYDLPVYVGMRNWHPFIRDSLERMQEEGVKSLIGLIMAVYRSDASWERYMRDVSDACEDLKMELHVEYVPPLFNHPLFIEGSAAKVMERMGDIPESRLDTTMLVFTAHSIPKRMSDSSPYALQFETSAMLVADRARHKKWMVAYQSRSGSPNEEWLEPDVCDVIRNLADRGFTDIVIQPIGFVCDHIEVLFDIGVEASEAARECGVNLYRAETVNDDDRYIKALGDGVLRLIDSENSQQ, from the coding sequence ATGCGAAAAAACTTTGATGCCATAATGATGATCGGATACGGAGCTCCCGAGAAAAAAGAGGACATAATGCCTTTTCTCAAAAACGTGGCGAGCGGGAGACCGATACCTGAGGACAGGTTGCGGGAAGTCGCCCACCACTACGAAATTTTCGACGGAAAATCTCCGCTCAACGAGTTTACGTACAAGCAGGCCCGGAAACTTGAGAGGCTTCTTTCAGTGTGGGGGTACGATCTTCCGGTTTACGTCGGGATGAGGAACTGGCATCCGTTCATTAGGGACTCTCTTGAGCGCATGCAGGAGGAGGGAGTGAAAAGTCTTATAGGCCTCATAATGGCCGTTTACCGTTCCGATGCGAGCTGGGAGAGGTACATGAGAGATGTAAGCGATGCCTGCGAAGATCTCAAGATGGAACTTCATGTGGAATATGTTCCGCCGCTTTTTAACCATCCTCTTTTCATAGAGGGCTCCGCGGCCAAGGTAATGGAGCGAATGGGCGATATTCCCGAGAGCAGGCTCGATACCACCATGCTGGTCTTTACGGCTCACAGCATTCCCAAGAGGATGTCGGATTCATCCCCTTATGCTTTACAGTTTGAAACTTCCGCCATGCTGGTGGCGGACAGAGCTAGGCACAAAAAATGGATGGTTGCCTATCAGAGCAGGAGCGGTTCTCCAAACGAGGAGTGGCTTGAACCGGACGTATGCGACGTGATAAGGAATCTTGCTGACCGGGGTTTTACGGATATTGTGATTCAGCCGATAGGGTTTGTATGCGATCATATCGAGGTACTTTTCGATATAGGTGTTGAAGCAAGCGAAGCCGCGCGTGAGTGCGGGGTGAACCTTTACAGGGCTGAGACCGTAAACGATGATGACCGCTACATAAAGGCCTTGGGTGACGGGGTGCTGAGGCTTATCGATTCAGAAAACTCCCAGCAGTAA
- the hemE gene encoding uroporphyrinogen decarboxylase, which yields MKQNFNGLRVTSFESRRCEEMKKLISYHGGVPRVAPSMREVPDLKSPYVDRFADDLFSGSVDILVLMTGVGTRILSDMVIAESEEKKYFDALRATTILARGPKPVAALRKFGIRPDITVPEPNTWRDILSTFDRRDMSLENLVVYVQEYGVSNEEFLASLEKRGADVRRIPIYRWALPEDLGPLQDAVRSISEGAEDCLLFTSSRQVSNLFEVAGKEECGADFMEGIKKALICSIGPTTTETLRENGISVDYEPDSPKMGNLVREVARRSAALLAKKRTAFQNGVDTRNWNRTQMVWSGDAAQPQRRGTTSSGAFMKACRLEKADYTPIWLMRQAGRFLREYREVRSRVSFKEFCKTPDMASEITLMVVDRFGVDAAIIFSDILLILEPLGLSLEYSSVDGPVIAKPLRTRRRIEALRDFDSESMDFVYEALRITRKALDPEVSLIGFSGAPFTVASYAVEGSGSKNYVNTKKLMYGDPSLWERLMEILTASISDYLCAQVDSGADAVQIFDSWVGCLSPADYERFVFPHVKKLISAIPSDVPVILFGTGTGSLLELMGQTGAGVIGLDWRVDILDGWRRAGSSLAVQGNLDPVSMLSTPSHVVGEARKILDRVGGRPGHIFNLGHGVLPQTPVDNVLRLIDEVHEYSARG from the coding sequence GTGAAACAGAATTTTAACGGACTCAGGGTAACGTCTTTTGAAAGTCGCCGTTGCGAGGAGATGAAAAAACTTATCTCTTATCATGGCGGAGTGCCCAGAGTCGCGCCCTCGATGAGAGAAGTTCCCGATCTGAAAAGTCCTTACGTTGACAGATTTGCCGATGATCTTTTCTCGGGCAGCGTTGATATCCTTGTTCTGATGACGGGGGTGGGCACCCGGATTCTCTCCGACATGGTGATTGCGGAGTCGGAGGAAAAGAAATATTTCGATGCCCTGCGTGCGACGACAATTCTTGCAAGAGGCCCGAAACCCGTTGCGGCACTTCGCAAATTCGGGATAAGGCCGGATATCACCGTTCCTGAACCGAACACGTGGAGGGACATTCTCTCCACTTTTGACCGCAGGGACATGTCGCTTGAAAACCTGGTCGTGTACGTTCAGGAATACGGGGTTTCCAACGAGGAGTTTCTCGCTTCCCTTGAAAAAAGAGGGGCGGACGTGAGAAGAATTCCCATTTACAGGTGGGCGTTGCCAGAAGATCTGGGTCCCCTGCAGGATGCTGTAAGGTCTATATCCGAGGGCGCAGAGGATTGTCTTCTGTTCACAAGTTCCCGGCAGGTATCTAACCTTTTTGAAGTCGCGGGGAAGGAGGAGTGCGGAGCCGACTTCATGGAGGGAATAAAAAAGGCGCTTATATGTTCAATCGGGCCGACCACCACGGAGACGCTCAGGGAAAACGGAATATCCGTTGACTATGAGCCCGACAGCCCGAAGATGGGAAATCTGGTGAGAGAGGTGGCCAGAAGGTCAGCGGCGCTTCTCGCCAAGAAAAGAACCGCTTTTCAAAACGGGGTGGATACCCGGAACTGGAACCGCACGCAGATGGTCTGGTCGGGAGACGCCGCCCAGCCACAAAGGAGGGGAACCACGTCTTCGGGGGCGTTTATGAAGGCGTGTCGGCTCGAGAAAGCCGATTATACTCCCATCTGGCTTATGCGCCAAGCGGGCAGGTTTCTTCGGGAATACAGGGAGGTCCGCTCCCGCGTTTCGTTCAAGGAGTTTTGCAAAACTCCTGATATGGCCTCGGAAATTACGCTTATGGTGGTTGATCGCTTCGGCGTGGATGCGGCCATTATCTTCTCGGACATATTGCTCATACTGGAACCTTTGGGGCTTTCCCTTGAGTATTCAAGCGTTGACGGTCCAGTGATAGCTAAGCCTCTTAGGACCCGGAGGCGCATAGAGGCCTTAAGAGACTTTGATTCCGAAAGCATGGATTTTGTCTACGAGGCTCTGCGTATCACGAGAAAGGCGCTTGACCCCGAAGTGTCGCTTATTGGTTTTAGCGGTGCTCCGTTTACCGTGGCTTCCTACGCGGTTGAGGGAAGCGGCTCGAAAAACTACGTCAACACAAAGAAACTCATGTATGGAGACCCTTCCCTGTGGGAAAGGCTGATGGAGATTCTGACTGCGAGTATTTCGGATTATCTCTGTGCCCAGGTGGATTCCGGGGCCGATGCCGTGCAGATTTTCGACAGCTGGGTAGGCTGTCTTTCCCCAGCGGATTATGAGAGATTTGTTTTTCCCCACGTAAAGAAACTCATATCCGCAATCCCCTCTGATGTTCCCGTAATATTGTTTGGAACCGGAACCGGTTCTCTTCTCGAACTCATGGGGCAGACGGGAGCGGGGGTTATCGGTCTTGACTGGAGGGTTGATATTCTTGACGGCTGGCGCAGGGCCGGCAGTTCTCTTGCGGTTCAGGGGAATCTTGATCCGGTTTCGATGCTCTCAACCCCGTCTCACGTCGTAGGGGAGGCAAGGAAGATACTGGACAGAGTGGGAGGGAGGCCTGGGCACATATTTAATCTGGGTCATGGAGTACTGCCGCAGACACCGGTTGATAATGTTCTTAGACTGATTGATGAGGTACACGAGTATTCCGCGCGAGGGTGA
- the lysA gene encoding diaminopimelate decarboxylase, protein MTSDFEYTGGELYVEKVPVRQICEDFGTPVYIYSHNSIRSSFLEYREAFSEIDPLICYSVKANSNISVLKIFSSMDSGFDIVSSGELQRVVAAGGDTSRVVFSGVGKTEEEIAAAIRSRILFFNVESEAELEKINEVAVSIGKRAPVAIRVNPDIDPDTHPYISTGFEKSKFGIGIAKAVDVYRNASRMRGIEIRGIDAHIGSQIFDLSSFSESISKLVYLADRLGDDGIEISYIDIGGGLAISYESEEKPPAKSEYAQVFKEHLRDTSYGLVLEPGRSMVGNAGIMATRVLYVKEGTSKKFVIVDAAMNDLVRPAFYDSFHRIEPVHGGDSGSSEIVDIVGPICESGDFLARDRSFPAVSAGELLAVFSAGAYGFVMSSNYNTRPRAAEVLVSGDRYCEIRARETLEDMLKAESIAEFL, encoded by the coding sequence ATGACTTCCGATTTTGAATATACCGGCGGCGAACTTTACGTGGAAAAAGTTCCCGTGAGGCAGATATGCGAGGACTTTGGAACTCCAGTCTATATCTACAGCCACAACTCCATCCGTTCAAGCTTCCTTGAATATAGGGAGGCGTTTTCCGAGATCGACCCTCTGATCTGCTATTCCGTGAAGGCAAACTCGAATATATCAGTACTCAAGATTTTTTCCTCCATGGACTCGGGTTTCGATATAGTCTCGTCCGGGGAACTGCAAAGGGTTGTTGCCGCGGGGGGAGACACCTCGAGAGTGGTGTTCTCGGGAGTCGGAAAGACCGAAGAGGAGATAGCAGCTGCCATTCGCTCCCGGATACTTTTTTTCAACGTGGAATCCGAAGCGGAGCTTGAGAAAATAAACGAGGTAGCCGTTTCCATAGGAAAAAGAGCCCCGGTTGCCATAAGGGTGAATCCTGATATCGATCCCGACACACATCCGTACATATCAACGGGTTTTGAGAAAAGCAAGTTCGGAATCGGAATCGCAAAAGCAGTGGATGTTTATAGAAACGCTTCGCGGATGAGGGGAATCGAGATAAGGGGAATCGACGCCCATATAGGTTCCCAGATATTCGATCTTTCCTCCTTTTCCGAGTCCATATCGAAGCTCGTTTATCTTGCCGATAGGCTGGGGGACGACGGGATTGAAATTTCCTACATAGACATAGGAGGGGGCCTGGCGATAAGCTACGAGAGCGAGGAGAAGCCCCCGGCGAAATCCGAGTACGCGCAGGTGTTCAAAGAACATCTTCGCGATACCAGTTACGGACTGGTTCTTGAGCCCGGAAGATCAATGGTGGGAAATGCGGGAATAATGGCCACTAGGGTGCTTTATGTTAAGGAGGGAACTTCAAAGAAATTCGTAATAGTTGACGCCGCGATGAACGATCTTGTGAGACCCGCGTTTTACGACTCCTTTCACCGCATAGAACCGGTGCACGGGGGAGATTCCGGATCTTCCGAGATAGTGGATATAGTCGGTCCCATATGCGAATCGGGTGATTTTCTGGCAAGAGACAGGAGTTTCCCCGCGGTTTCCGCGGGCGAACTGCTTGCGGTTTTCAGCGCGGGGGCCTACGGTTTCGTGATGTCGTCGAATTATAATACTAGACCCCGGGCGGCGGAAGTTCTTGTAAGCGGCGATAGGTACTGTGAGATAAGGGCGAGAGAAACTCTCGAGGATATGCTGAAAGCTGAGAGCATAGCGGAATTTCTGTAG